The following proteins are encoded in a genomic region of Rhizobium sp. CCGE531:
- the fdhD gene encoding formate dehydrogenase accessory sulfurtransferase FdhD: MTKFLPTTPVPETARRNGVVHAGSRIVPEEVPIAFSYGGTSHAVMMGTPADIEDFAIGFSLTEGIITEVVQIAAVEPIEDEQGIDVQITLVDDAADALRLRRRHMAGPVGCGLCGIESIEQAVRKVPDVSKIALKLTQRDIVRAVALLNDAQPLHRETHAVHGAGFYVPSEGLLAVREDVGRHNALDKLCGAVIRSGRKGADGVVAVTSRLSVEMVQKAAILGSSVLVAISAPTALAIRTADEAGMTLVALVRGDDFEIFTHPHRIITGSIADVA, translated from the coding sequence ATGACCAAATTCCTCCCCACCACCCCCGTCCCCGAAACCGCCCGTCGCAATGGCGTCGTCCATGCCGGCTCCCGCATCGTCCCCGAGGAAGTGCCGATCGCCTTTTCCTATGGCGGGACGTCGCATGCGGTCATGATGGGAACGCCTGCCGATATCGAGGATTTTGCCATCGGTTTCAGCCTGACCGAGGGCATTATTACTGAAGTCGTTCAGATCGCGGCTGTCGAACCGATCGAGGACGAGCAGGGGATCGACGTGCAGATCACTCTCGTCGATGATGCGGCAGATGCCCTGCGGCTGCGCCGCCGCCATATGGCAGGTCCCGTCGGCTGCGGCCTTTGCGGCATCGAATCGATCGAGCAGGCCGTGCGCAAGGTGCCTGACGTTTCGAAAATCGCATTGAAGCTGACGCAGCGGGATATCGTCCGTGCGGTCGCGCTGCTCAACGATGCGCAGCCGCTGCATCGCGAGACGCATGCCGTTCATGGCGCGGGTTTCTATGTTCCGTCCGAGGGTCTGCTTGCCGTGCGCGAGGATGTCGGCCGGCATAATGCGCTGGACAAGCTCTGCGGCGCGGTCATCCGTTCCGGCCGCAAGGGGGCAGACGGTGTCGTAGCCGTGACCAGCCGGCTGTCGGTCGAGATGGTGCAGAAGGCGGCGATATTGGGCAGCTCCGTGCTTGTCGCCATCTCCGCGCCGACGGCGCTCGCCATCCGTACGGCCGATGAGGCGGGCATGACGCTGGTGGCGCTGGTGCGCGGCGATGATTTCGAGATTTTCACCCATCCGCATCGCATTATCACGGGGAGCATCGCCGATGTCGCCTGA
- a CDS encoding formate dehydrogenase subunit delta, whose translation MSPDDTPHGKTETKLIYMANQIATFFKTQPAGEAVQGVATHINKFWEPRMRRQLFAIIDHGDSGLSPLVLEAAPLIHKPPSVEEIKPA comes from the coding sequence ATGTCGCCTGACGACACGCCGCACGGCAAGACCGAAACCAAGCTCATCTATATGGCGAACCAGATCGCCACTTTCTTCAAGACGCAGCCGGCAGGCGAGGCGGTTCAGGGCGTTGCTACGCATATCAACAAATTCTGGGAACCGCGCATGCGGCGCCAGCTGTTTGCGATCATCGACCACGGCGATAGCGGGCTGAGCCCCCTGGTTCTCGAGGCGGCGCCGTTGATCCACAAGCCGCCATCCGTTGAAGAAATCAAGCCGGCTTAG